The following are from one region of the Escherichia sp. E4742 genome:
- a CDS encoding exonuclease — protein MSKVFICAAIPDEQAIKEDGAVAVATAIEAGDERRARAKFAWQFLEQYPAAQDCAYKFLVCEDKPGMPRPAIDSWDTEYMQENRWDEESASFVPVEPESDPMNITFDKLSLEVQNAVLVKFGTCENITVDMVISAQELLQEDMATFDGHIVEALMKMPEVNIMYPEIKLFAIGWVKHKCKPGAKWPEIQTELRAWKKRREAERKETGKYTSVVDLARARVNRQHTENSAEKIPPVTAVIRREYKQTWKTLDDELAYALWPGDIDAGNIDGSIHRWAKNEVIENDREDWKRISASMRKQPDAIHYDRQTIFGLVRERPIDIHKDPVALNKYITEYLATKGVFEDEETDQNTADILQPSAAQTDAVETEVSDTKKNESALETEPSVEREGPFYFLFTDKDGEKYGRANKLSGLNKALAAGATEITKEEYFARKNGTYSGSQQNTDASDTTAQPELVKVTADEVNKIMQAANISQPDADELLAVSRGEFVAGISDPNDPKWVKGIETRDSVNQNQQESEQNDQKAEQNSPNALQNEPETKQPEPVAQQEPEKACTACGQTGGGNCPDCGAVMGDATYQETFDDENQVEVQEDDPEEMEGTEHPHKENTGGDQDHVSDNETGEATDPLVKVNGHHKTTSTSGGCHHLMIDLETMGTNPDAPIISIGAIFFDPQTGDMGPEFSKTIDLDTAGGVIDLGTIKWWLKQSREAQSAIMTDEIPLDDALLQLREFIDENSGEFFVQVWGNGANFDNVILRRSYERQGIPCPWRYYNDRDVRTIVELGKAMDFDVRTAIPFEGVPHNALDDARHQAKQVSAIWQKLIPNQADF, from the coding sequence ATGAGTAAAGTCTTTATTTGCGCCGCCATTCCGGACGAACAGGCAATAAAGGAAGACGGTGCAGTTGCTGTAGCCACTGCCATTGAAGCCGGCGACGAACGCCGCGCCCGTGCTAAATTTGCATGGCAATTCCTGGAGCAATATCCGGCTGCTCAGGACTGCGCTTATAAATTTCTTGTCTGCGAGGATAAACCCGGCATGCCCCGCCCTGCCATTGATTCCTGGGATACCGAATATATGCAGGAAAACCGCTGGGATGAAGAGTCAGCCTCTTTTGTCCCGGTCGAACCTGAATCCGATCCTATGAACATCACTTTTGACAAGCTGTCCCTTGAAGTGCAGAACGCGGTCCTGGTTAAGTTCGGTACATGTGAAAACATCACCGTTGATATGGTGATTAGCGCACAGGAGTTACTGCAGGAAGACATGGCAACATTCGACGGGCATATCGTTGAAGCATTAATGAAAATGCCTGAAGTTAACATCATGTATCCGGAGATTAAGTTGTTCGCCATCGGGTGGGTTAAACATAAATGTAAGCCGGGGGCAAAATGGCCTGAGATCCAGACTGAATTACGCGCCTGGAAAAAACGTCGCGAAGCCGAACGAAAAGAAACCGGGAAATATACTTCTGTTGTTGATCTCGCCCGCGCCAGAGTCAACCGACAGCACACTGAAAACTCAGCAGAAAAAATCCCCCCAGTCACTGCTGTCATTCGTCGCGAATACAAGCAGACATGGAAAACACTGGATGATGAACTGGCCTACGCTCTGTGGCCTGGTGACATTGATGCCGGAAACATTGACGGCAGCATCCATCGCTGGGCAAAAAATGAAGTTATCGAGAACGATCGCGAAGACTGGAAGCGTATTTCCGCATCAATGCGCAAACAGCCTGATGCCATTCACTATGACCGTCAGACTATTTTTGGCCTTGTCCGTGAGCGTCCGATCGACATTCACAAGGATCCCGTGGCACTGAACAAATACATCACTGAATACCTGGCGACAAAGGGCGTGTTTGAGGATGAAGAAACAGACCAGAACACTGCTGATATTCTCCAGCCGTCAGCAGCACAAACTGATGCAGTGGAAACTGAAGTATCTGATACCAAAAAAAATGAAAGCGCGCTGGAAACTGAACCATCTGTAGAGCGTGAGGGGCCGTTCTACTTCCTCTTCACCGATAAGGATGGCGAAAAATATGGTCGTGCAAACAAACTTTCTGGTCTGAATAAGGCGCTGGCTGCCGGGGCTACTGAAATCACGAAAGAAGAATATTTTGCCCGCAAAAACGGCACATACTCAGGTTCACAACAAAATACTGATGCATCTGACACGACCGCACAACCGGAACTGGTAAAAGTTACCGCTGACGAAGTAAACAAAATTATGCAGGCAGCCAATATCAGCCAGCCTGACGCCGATGAACTGCTTGCAGTATCACGTGGTGAATTTGTTGCAGGGATTAGCGACCCGAATGATCCGAAATGGGTGAAGGGGATTGAAACCCGCGATTCTGTGAACCAGAACCAGCAAGAATCGGAACAGAACGACCAGAAAGCGGAACAAAACAGCCCAAATGCGTTACAAAACGAGCCAGAAACGAAACAACCTGAACCAGTAGCGCAACAGGAGCCGGAAAAAGCCTGCACCGCCTGCGGTCAGACCGGCGGCGGCAACTGCCCTGATTGTGGCGCGGTGATGGGCGACGCAACATACCAGGAAACATTCGATGACGAGAATCAGGTTGAAGTTCAGGAAGACGATCCGGAGGAAATGGAAGGCACTGAACATCCGCACAAGGAGAACACTGGCGGCGATCAGGACCACGTCAGCGATAATGAAACTGGCGAGGCGACAGATCCCTTAGTTAAGGTTAACGGTCATCATAAAACCACATCCACCAGCGGAGGGTGCCACCACCTGATGATCGACCTTGAAACAATGGGCACAAATCCCGATGCCCCGATTATCTCAATAGGTGCAATATTTTTCGATCCGCAAACCGGAGATATGGGACCGGAATTTAGCAAGACCATCGATCTGGATACTGCTGGCGGAGTCATTGATCTGGGCACCATTAAATGGTGGCTGAAGCAATCACGCGAAGCGCAGTCTGCCATTATGACCGATGAAATCCCGTTAGATGATGCACTGTTGCAATTGCGGGAATTTATAGATGAAAACTCCGGTGAATTTTTTGTTCAGGTCTGGGGAAATGGAGCCAACTTCGACAACGTGATTTTACGCCGTTCATACGAACGACAGGGTATCCCCTGTCCGTGGCGTTACTACAACGATCGCGATGTACGCACAATCGTTGAGCTGGGAAAAGCCATGGACTTCGATGTCAGAACGGCTATTCCGTTCGAAGGAGTACCCCACAATGCACTTGATGATGCACGTCACCAAGCAAAACAAGTTTCAGCAATCTGGCAAAAACTGATCCCTAATCAGGCTGATTTTTAA
- a CDS encoding DUF1482 family protein codes for MNTAFALVLTVFLNTGEPVDLVTGVYGSMKECTTAADEQKIPGNCYPVDKVIHTDNSEIPAGL; via the coding sequence ATGAATACTGCATTTGCACTTGTTCTGACAGTTTTCCTTAATACCGGAGAGCCTGTTGACCTAGTTACAGGCGTATACGGCTCAATGAAAGAATGCACGACCGCTGCAGACGAACAAAAAATTCCCGGTAACTGTTATCCGGTCGATAAAGTTATTCACACAGATAATAGCGAAATCCCGGCAGGGCTTTAA
- the dicB gene encoding cell division inhibition protein DicB, with amino-acid sequence MLWVDSLYPALIVNWLTSPGGTRHRITKFIVEDAIMETLLINSTTPETRFEIGVITGDKTFIEDAINQIKRMPDLLNKVCIASKMARLNLMKKGCLQ; translated from the coding sequence GTGTTATGGGTGGATTCTCTGTATCCGGCGTTAATTGTTAACTGGTTAACGTCACCTGGAGGCACCAGGCACCGCATCACAAAATTCATTGTTGAGGACGCGATAATGGAAACGTTATTAATCAATTCCACTACGCCTGAAACCCGTTTTGAAATTGGCGTTATAACTGGTGATAAAACTTTTATTGAGGATGCCATTAATCAGATAAAGCGCATGCCGGATTTATTAAATAAAGTATGCATTGCTTCAAAGATGGCTCGCTTAAACCTGATGAAAAAAGGATGCTTGCAATGA
- a CDS encoding DUF1391 family protein, whose amino-acid sequence MDTIDLGNSESLVCGVFPNQDGTFTAMTYTKSKTFKTETGARRWLARNTD is encoded by the coding sequence ATGGATACTATCGATCTTGGCAACAGTGAATCTCTGGTATGCGGCGTATTCCCCAACCAAGACGGTACGTTCACCGCGATGACGTATACCAAAAGCAAAACGTTTAAAACCGAAACTGGCGCGCGTCGCTGGTTAGCCAGAAACACTGACTGA
- a CDS encoding helix-turn-helix domain-containing protein, whose translation MDTKNLTIGERIRYRRKNLKYTQRSLAKALKISHVSVSQWERDDSEPTGKNLFALSNVLQCSPTWILFGDEDKQPSPPIEEPVALSPKEHELLELFNALPESEQDAQLTELRARVKNFNKLFEELLKARQRTNKR comes from the coding sequence ATGGATACAAAAAATTTAACCATTGGCGAACGCATTAGGTATCGCCGAAAAAACCTCAAATACACCCAAAGGTCTCTTGCTAAAGCCCTGAAAATTTCTCATGTATCGGTTTCACAATGGGAACGGGATGACAGCGAACCTACAGGGAAGAATCTTTTTGCCCTCAGCAATGTACTGCAGTGCTCGCCAACATGGATTCTATTTGGCGATGAAGACAAGCAGCCATCACCACCTATTGAGGAGCCAGTTGCTTTATCCCCCAAAGAACACGAGCTCCTTGAGCTTTTTAATGCATTGCCTGAATCAGAACAGGATGCTCAGCTCACCGAGCTGCGCGCCCGAGTAAAAAATTTCAACAAACTCTTTGAAGAATTATTAAAAGCCCGTCAACGAACAAACAAAAGATAA
- the dicC gene encoding dicB transcriptional regulator DicC, with the protein MLKTDALLYFGSKTKLAQAAGIRLASLYSWKGELVPEGRAMRLQEASGGELQYNPKVYDEYRKAKRAERLNNENHP; encoded by the coding sequence ATGCTTAAAACTGACGCACTTTTGTATTTCGGTTCAAAAACAAAACTTGCACAAGCTGCTGGTATTCGTTTGGCTTCGCTTTATAGCTGGAAAGGGGAGCTAGTACCTGAAGGTCGCGCGATGCGCCTGCAAGAGGCATCTGGCGGGGAACTTCAGTACAACCCCAAGGTTTATGACGAATATCGTAAGGCAAAGCGGGCGGAGCGGTTGAACAATGAAAATCACCCCTGA
- a CDS encoding toxin YdaT family protein has translation MKITPEQVCEALDAWVCRPGMTQEQATILITEAFWALKERPSIDVQRVTFDDGAVDQRALGVNRVKIFERWKAIDTRDKREKFTALIPAIMEAIRISDFRLYREITDGKSITYMIAGLNKEYGDVVESGLLFADPAVVERETDELIEKAIAFKLAYRQQYQQKAGWNYEPSFC, from the coding sequence ATGAAAATCACCCCTGAACAGGTTTGTGAAGCCCTGGATGCCTGGGTATGCCGACCAGGAATGACACAGGAGCAGGCGACGATACTAATCACAGAAGCCTTCTGGGCTCTGAAAGAACGCCCGAGCATCGATGTTCAACGTGTCACGTTTGATGATGGCGCGGTTGATCAACGGGCGCTAGGCGTTAACCGGGTGAAGATATTCGAACGCTGGAAAGCTATCGATACCAGGGATAAGCGTGAAAAATTCACGGCGCTGATTCCGGCAATTATGGAGGCTATCCGGATAAGTGATTTCAGGTTGTATCGTGAAATTACTGACGGAAAAAGCATTACGTACATGATCGCCGGGTTAAACAAAGAATATGGCGATGTGGTGGAGTCAGGGCTGCTTTTTGCCGATCCAGCCGTTGTGGAACGTGAGACTGACGAGCTTATAGAAAAAGCCATTGCTTTCAAGCTTGCGTATCGACAGCAATATCAACAAAAAGCCGGATGGAATTATGAGCCTTCTTTTTGCTGA
- a CDS encoding DUF977 family protein — MAKVFTQEEREKIKGQVVELVRQSGRETLRQLEAKTGATRYLMSVLARELVASGDVYNSGYGLFPSEQARKDWQNARKKLSRAKAKKPAVVDPGLIRSLQDGEIRRYDRRLNIICRECRKSEAMQRVLAFYQGKFQEVVR; from the coding sequence GTGGCAAAAGTATTTACACAAGAAGAGCGGGAAAAAATTAAGGGGCAGGTTGTTGAACTCGTGCGCCAGAGTGGGCGCGAGACGCTACGACAACTGGAAGCTAAGACGGGTGCAACAAGATATTTAATGAGCGTTCTTGCCAGAGAGCTGGTTGCCAGTGGTGATGTATACAATTCTGGCTACGGGTTATTTCCCTCTGAACAGGCTCGCAAGGACTGGCAAAACGCCCGCAAAAAACTCTCGAGGGCCAAGGCGAAGAAACCAGCTGTGGTTGATCCGGGTCTTATCCGGTCGTTACAAGATGGTGAAATACGCCGCTACGACAGGCGTTTGAACATAATCTGTCGCGAGTGCCGGAAAAGCGAAGCTATGCAGCGTGTGCTGGCGTTTTATCAGGGGAAATTTCAGGAGGTGGTGCGGTGA
- a CDS encoding DUF4014 family protein — MPTLFRKNYPRRSRTTEFLFLILFIVLMIPISPLILVWGIGKIIEPVIELYNDVVWASFNTLHNKINPYKEN; from the coding sequence ATGCCTACACTATTCAGGAAAAATTATCCGCGAAGAAGTCGAACAACAGAATTCCTGTTTCTCATTCTGTTTATCGTGTTGATGATACCGATATCCCCGTTAATTCTGGTATGGGGAATCGGGAAAATAATTGAGCCAGTTATTGAATTGTATAACGACGTGGTATGGGCCTCGTTCAACACACTGCACAATAAAATTAATCCGTATAAGGAAAACTGA
- the hokD gene encoding type I toxin-antitoxin system toxin HokD translates to MKQQKAMLIALIVICLTVIVTALVTRKDLCEVRIRTGQTEVAVFTAYESEE, encoded by the coding sequence ATGAAGCAGCAAAAGGCGATGTTAATCGCCCTGATCGTCATCTGTTTAACCGTCATAGTGACGGCACTGGTAACGAGGAAAGACCTTTGCGAGGTACGAATCCGAACCGGCCAGACGGAGGTCGCTGTCTTCACAGCTTACGAATCTGAGGAGTAA
- a CDS encoding DUF968 domain-containing protein, translating to MRALHRPVLVPELGLAVIKLDHETMPIFRHARVLVEPEPKSMRSLPSGVVPAVRQPLAEDKSLLPFFSDERVIRAAGGAGALSDWLLRHVKSCQWPHGDYHHSETVIHRYGAGAMVLCWHCDNQLRDQTSESLGQLAQQNLAAWMIDAIRHAMNGPRARELSLAELSWWAVCNQVADALPEAVLRRSLGLRADKILSVYRDSDIVPGEQTATSILKQRTKNIALPPHVHQQQSLPQEKTVVSIAVDPESPESFMKRPKRRRWVNEKYTRWVKAQPCACCGKPADDPHHLIGHGQGGIGTKAHDIFTLPLCREHHNELHADPLAFEEKHGSQIDLIFRFLDRAFATGVLG from the coding sequence GTGAGGGCATTACATCGACCTGTTCTGGTGCCGGAACTCGGGCTGGCTGTTATTAAGCTGGACCATGAAACCATGCCGATATTCCGTCATGCCCGCGTACTGGTGGAGCCTGAACCGAAAAGCATGCGCAGTCTGCCGTCCGGAGTCGTTCCTGCCGTTCGCCAGCCGCTGGCAGAAGATAAATCATTACTGCCATTTTTCAGCGATGAGCGGGTGATTCGTGCTGCCGGCGGTGCTGGTGCACTGTCTGACTGGTTACTGCGCCATGTTAAATCCTGCCAGTGGCCACACGGCGATTATCATCACAGTGAAACCGTCATTCACCGTTACGGTGCCGGCGCGATGGTGTTGTGCTGGCACTGCGACAACCAGTTGCGCGACCAGACCTCCGAATCACTCGGGCAACTTGCTCAACAAAACCTGGCAGCATGGATGATCGACGCCATACGTCACGCAATGAACGGCCCGCGGGCGCGGGAATTATCGCTGGCTGAATTATCCTGGTGGGCGGTCTGCAATCAGGTAGCGGACGCATTACCGGAGGCAGTATTACGTCGTTCGCTGGGATTGCGTGCGGATAAAATCCTCTCAGTGTACCGCGACAGCGACATCGTACCTGGAGAGCAGACAGCCACCAGCATACTGAAGCAGCGCACAAAAAATATTGCGTTACCGCCTCACGTCCACCAGCAACAGAGCCTGCCACAGGAAAAGACGGTGGTAAGCATCGCTGTTGATCCGGAGTCTCCGGAATCTTTCATGAAGCGACCAAAACGTCGCCGCTGGGTTAATGAAAAGTACACGCGCTGGGTTAAGGCGCAGCCGTGTGCGTGCTGTGGTAAGCCAGCCGACGATCCCCACCACCTGATAGGCCACGGTCAGGGCGGAATAGGGACAAAAGCCCACGATATTTTCACGCTACCGCTGTGCCGGGAGCATCACAACGAACTTCATGCTGATCCGCTGGCATTTGAAGAAAAGCATGGTTCCCAGATTGATTTAATTTTTCGTTTTCTTGATCGCGCCTTTGCAACCGGCGTGCTCGGGTAA
- a CDS encoding RusA family crossover junction endodeoxyribonuclease, translated as MRIEFVLPYPPTVNTYWRRRGSIYFVSKAGERYRRDVALIVRQQRLKLNLSGRLAIKIVAEPPDKRRRDLDNILKAPLDALMHAGLLIDDEQFDEINIVRGQPIPGGRLGVKICKIMHDGQVKK; from the coding sequence ATGCGTATAGAGTTTGTTTTGCCTTACCCGCCGACGGTGAACACCTACTGGCGACGTCGTGGCAGCATATATTTTGTATCAAAAGCCGGTGAGCGTTATCGCCGTGATGTGGCGCTTATTGTTCGTCAGCAGCGGCTGAAGTTAAACCTGTCCGGAAGGCTGGCAATAAAGATTGTTGCAGAGCCACCGGATAAGCGCCGCCGCGACCTGGACAATATCCTGAAAGCACCACTGGATGCACTGATGCATGCGGGACTGCTTATCGATGACGAGCAGTTTGATGAAATCAATATTGTGCGCGGTCAGCCCATTCCTGGTGGGCGGCTGGGTGTGAAGATTTGCAAAATAATGCATGACGGGCAGGTCAAAAAATGA
- a CDS encoding antitermination protein, with protein sequence MKLEDLPKYYSPKSPGLTDASASTSKDALSITDVMAAQGMTQNRAEMGFSAFLGKMGISMNDRMRATELLADYALSRCDRVAALRKLPAEIKPAVMHIMASYAFEDYARSAASKKQCPCCRGEKFIESEVFTNKVQYPDGKPPVWAKCTKGVYPSYWEEWKKIREVVKVSCPECKGKGEISTACKDCRGRGVAIHREESEKQGVPVFRNCQRCGGRGYERLPSTEAFNAICKVTSAITLDTWKKSVKRFYDTLVVLFDIEEAWAEQQLKRVTR encoded by the coding sequence ATGAAACTGGAAGATTTACCGAAATACTATTCCCCAAAATCGCCAGGCCTGACTGATGCGTCTGCCTCGACGTCAAAAGATGCGCTGAGTATCACTGATGTGATGGCTGCGCAGGGTATGACACAGAACCGGGCTGAGATGGGATTTTCTGCGTTCCTGGGGAAAATGGGTATTAGTATGAATGACAGGATGCGGGCAACAGAATTACTGGCAGATTATGCATTAAGTCGGTGCGATCGCGTCGCGGCGTTAAGGAAACTCCCGGCAGAAATAAAACCGGCAGTGATGCACATTATGGCTTCGTATGCTTTTGAGGATTATGCCCGCAGTGCAGCGAGTAAAAAGCAATGCCCTTGTTGCCGAGGGGAAAAATTTATTGAAAGCGAAGTCTTTACAAACAAGGTTCAGTATCCGGATGGCAAGCCGCCAGTATGGGCAAAGTGTACTAAAGGTGTGTATCCGTCTTACTGGGAAGAATGGAAAAAAATCCGGGAGGTGGTGAAAGTCTCCTGTCCTGAATGTAAAGGGAAGGGGGAGATTTCCACTGCCTGTAAAGATTGCCGTGGACGCGGTGTTGCCATTCATCGTGAAGAGTCGGAAAAGCAGGGCGTACCAGTTTTCAGAAACTGTCAGCGTTGTGGTGGTCGTGGCTATGAAAGGCTGCCATCAACGGAGGCATTTAATGCCATATGCAAAGTGACGAGTGCTATCACGCTTGATACGTGGAAAAAATCAGTGAAACGCTTTTACGATACATTGGTGGTTCTGTTTGACATTGAAGAGGCATGGGCAGAGCAGCAGTTAAAGAGGGTAACGCGATAG
- a CDS encoding TrmB family transcriptional regulator, which yields MLKQQDMTETARVVFNELSVTEPATVGEISQNTYLSRERCQLILTQLVMAGLADYQFGCYRRLPQ from the coding sequence ATGCTAAAACAGCAGGATATGACCGAAACCGCCAGAGTGGTGTTTAATGAATTAAGCGTCACCGAACCGGCGACCGTCGGGGAAATTTCGCAGAATACTTACCTTTCACGCGAACGCTGCCAGTTAATACTGACCCAGCTTGTTATGGCGGGTCTGGCAGATTATCAGTTCGGTTGTTACAGACGCCTTCCGCAGTGA
- a CDS encoding DNA-methyltransferase has translation MVDTVKISSCELINADCLEFIQTLPENSVDLIVTDPPYFKVKPEGWDNQWKGDDDYLKWLDQCLAQFWRVLKPAGSLYLFCGHRLASDIEIMMRERFNVLNHIIWAKPSGRWNGCNKESLRAYFPATERILFAEHYQGPYQPKNDGYATKGRELKQHVMAPLISYFRDARDSLGITSKQIAEVTGKKNMASHWFGASQWQLPNEDDYRKLQALFARVAAEKHQRGELEKPHHQLVSTYSELNRQYVSLLEEYKSLRRYFSVSAAVPYTDVWTHKPVQYYSGKHPCEKPADMLRQIITASSRPGDLVADFFMGSGSTIKAALSLGRKAVGVELEENRFKQTVNEIDLSV, from the coding sequence ATGGTTGATACTGTAAAAATATCCAGTTGTGAATTAATCAACGCTGATTGCCTGGAATTTATCCAGACTTTACCGGAAAACTCTGTCGATCTGATAGTCACAGACCCGCCATACTTTAAAGTGAAGCCCGAAGGCTGGGATAACCAGTGGAAGGGCGACGATGATTACCTGAAATGGCTGGACCAGTGTCTGGCGCAGTTCTGGCGGGTACTGAAACCTGCCGGAAGTCTTTACCTGTTCTGTGGGCATCGCCTGGCATCTGATATCGAAATCATGATGCGTGAACGTTTTAATGTGTTGAACCACATTATCTGGGCGAAACCGTCCGGACGCTGGAACGGGTGCAATAAGGAAAGCCTGCGGGCGTATTTCCCGGCAACAGAGCGCATTCTGTTTGCTGAACATTATCAGGGACCATATCAACCCAAAAATGACGGCTACGCGACAAAGGGTCGCGAGCTTAAACAGCACGTCATGGCCCCGCTGATTTCTTACTTTCGTGATGCACGTGATTCACTGGGGATAACGTCGAAACAGATAGCGGAAGTTACCGGAAAGAAAAATATGGCTTCGCACTGGTTTGGTGCCAGTCAGTGGCAGTTACCGAACGAGGATGATTACAGAAAACTGCAGGCGTTGTTTGCGCGTGTTGCAGCAGAAAAACATCAACGCGGTGAACTGGAAAAGCCACACCACCAGCTGGTCAGCACATACAGTGAACTGAACCGGCAATATGTCAGTCTGCTGGAGGAGTACAAATCCCTGAGGCGTTATTTTTCCGTATCGGCTGCCGTTCCTTATACGGATGTCTGGACGCACAAGCCAGTGCAGTATTACTCCGGCAAACATCCCTGTGAAAAACCGGCGGATATGTTGCGTCAGATAATTACTGCCAGCAGTCGCCCCGGTGATTTGGTTGCGGATTTTTTCATGGGTTCAGGCTCAACAATAAAAGCGGCATTGTCGTTGGGGAGGAAAGCGGTTGGGGTGGAGCTTGAGGAAAACAGATTTAAACAGACTGTTAATGAAATTGATTTGAGTGTTTAA
- a CDS encoding tellurite resistance TerB family protein has protein sequence MFGIFKKKTRKAITEVKKMENRDAVEATVWGAYSIAFADGTCDAKEIAVLEKTIAALPAFAPFSGEIAQMSANIRARYEASPRSANAEALRQLADVAGTDDAVNVLCLCLDIADQDGIGPEEETQLKKIAQALQLPLEQYL, from the coding sequence ATGTTTGGTATTTTCAAAAAGAAAACCCGCAAAGCCATTACTGAAGTAAAGAAAATGGAGAACCGCGATGCAGTGGAGGCGACTGTCTGGGGTGCGTATTCCATTGCATTCGCCGACGGTACTTGTGATGCGAAAGAAATCGCGGTACTGGAGAAAACCATTGCAGCACTTCCTGCCTTTGCGCCGTTCTCCGGTGAGATTGCCCAGATGAGTGCCAATATCCGCGCCCGTTATGAGGCGTCACCTCGTTCTGCCAATGCCGAAGCCCTTCGTCAACTGGCTGATGTTGCCGGTACTGATGACGCAGTTAATGTGCTGTGCCTGTGTCTGGATATTGCTGACCAGGATGGCATTGGTCCGGAGGAGGAGACACAGCTCAAGAAAATTGCTCAGGCGCTGCAGTTGCCGCTGGAGCAGTACCTGTGA
- a CDS encoding DUF3927 family protein, with product MKCARLVLATILLFLVVVVDFTGRLMSVLADGVLVAMALVVLRPLLRKSE from the coding sequence GTGAAATGTGCGCGCCTTGTGCTGGCTACCATCCTGCTGTTTCTGGTAGTGGTGGTGGATTTCACCGGACGGCTGATGTCGGTACTGGCAGATGGTGTGCTGGTGGCAATGGCGCTGGTCGTGCTCCGGCCTTTACTGCGTAAATCTGAATAA